TCATTTTGAAGCGTTAATTTGCTTTTTCAGAGCTTTTTTCATCTTCATCTGACCCACATCAGTCGAACAAGCTTTCTTTTCTTTAGAAATGGATTTTACAGATATTTTAAAAAATATATATTCGTCAGATATATAAAGTACATTATAGTCAGAAACTATAGAAAAAATAAAAGGACCGAATCCTATATAATGTAGAATTCAGTCCTTACAAAATTTTTAAAATAACCATCTGATTTTTTGATCATTTCACAATATTCATTTTTCATATCTTTACTTCTAATTCACTTTTTGGATAATAAAAAAAACACCATAAGGTGTCATTTTATATTATCAATCTTTAGAATAAACCTGGAATATTAACTCCGCCTGTTACTAGCTCCATCTCTTTTTCTGCAAGCTCTTCGGCTTTTTCTAATACTTCATTTACTGCATTTATGATCATGTCCGCTACTATAGACGCATCTTCATCTTCTACAGCATCTTTTAATATATCTAATGATAAATTCATTTCTAAAATTTGCTTTTGACCATTTGCCTTTATAGTTACAGCTCCACCGCCTACTGATGTTTCTACTGTTTTATCTTTTAGCTCTTCTTGTATTTTTAACATTTCCTGCTGCATTTGCTGAGCTTGTCTAATAATATCTTGCTGTCCGCCTTGTGATGCCCCTGGTTTTTTTATTTTTCTAACCATTGTTTAATAAGCCTCCTCAGAATTATAACTATATATTTTTAAAATTTATTAAAAAAAAATGGTGGTGAGAGAAGGATTCGAACCTTCGAAGGCGTAGCCGTCAGATTTACAGTCTGATCCCTTTGGCCGCTCGGGAACCTCACCGGATTTTTTAAATGGTGCCGCTTGTCGGATTCGAACCAACCACCTGCTGATTACAAGTCAGCTGCTCTACCAAATGAGCTAAAGCGGCACAATTATTTAATTGTTGGCGGGAGTGACGGGGCTCGAACCCGCGACCTCTGGCGTGACAGGCCAGCGCTCTAACCAGCTGAGCTACACCCCC
This DNA window, taken from Sebaldella sp. S0638, encodes the following:
- a CDS encoding YbaB/EbfC family nucleoid-associated protein, with the translated sequence MVRKIKKPGASQGGQQDIIRQAQQMQQEMLKIQEELKDKTVETSVGGGAVTIKANGQKQILEMNLSLDILKDAVEDEDASIVADMIINAVNEVLEKAEELAEKEMELVTGGVNIPGLF